The Arachis hypogaea cultivar Tifrunner chromosome 14, arahy.Tifrunner.gnm2.J5K5, whole genome shotgun sequence DNA window CAATTGATGCCGCTATAGAACAAGCACCATTATTAGAGAAAAATATATCTGCCAagagaatcaaattaattattaagtCTATATTCAACAATTTTTAATTGGTAACTAATACTTAAATTCTAAAATAGTAAGacgacaaaaacaaaaataaaataaaatgagaagaaatataaaaaaaattctataccTTGATAAACTTGTTGAAGAACTTTACCATTAACCCTATGCAAACTAAGGCCTCTACCATTTTAGGTGTTAAGGAACTGTGGTATAGATCGAGGACTCTTCCTCCAGTATTAAATACAGACTCTAAAATTACTGCAGAAATAGATATAGCCAATACCTCACAAGCCATATTTCTAAGTTGGACCTATTGGTCTTTTATATTATAATCTATTGAAAAATAACCAAGCCAACATAGGATTAACACTATTAATGatgatatacttttttttttctctaatttgATAAACTTTTAAATGTTTATTATAAGAtcgttaaatattattataaattttttatttgataataaaaaatgagatacagtgtatttaaaaaaaattataattttataatattattatgaataaaaatattagtaattaataaaaagagaaattatttattaaaagaagaaaaacatataacttttttttcttatattctcTTTATTTTCACTATTTAGATAACAGaaaatgtttatataaaattcatgttcataattctttattttccttctattttctttttataaccaaaaaatagaaaaaaactttTTCCATTCATtttgtttctattatttttttaataatttctatcCAATCAAATAATGTATTTGTTAGGGTTCCATTAAATcgatgaaaaaagatttttttttattttttaatatatttgacaaattttaataataaaaataaaaatattaaaaaaatcaaaaaatatttttttgagaatctacaatttaaattttttttaaaaagatttttttttaaaaaaatattttttacatcataaataaaaaaatattttttatcttattttattcaaatataattgataaataaaaaaatgtttttatataaaatatttaaatataaaattatttttatttttataaaaaatcttttaaaaaaaatatcttttttaaaaagaacTCCCAAACAAGCCTAAAGCATATAagagtaattattttttattatgcattatcgggtaaaaaagaaaaagacaccgTGCGTTCGTTTGGCTATTCCTTATTATCGAAAAGTAGGGTTTTTGCTCGCTGTCATTGTTCTCTGCCGCGCAATCAAGCAAAAAAGCACGTTAGGGTTTCCCAATCTCGCAGTTGCAGAGACAGCTTCGCAGCGACAATGGCCACTCTCGTCCCTACCTCCGAGGAAGATGCCGCTCTCTCTGTCGTCCGTTTCGCCTCCGAGCTCGCCTGGGCCGACGCCGGTCCCGAGGTAACTCTCcccttccattttttctttctcatCAAATCCAGTTTGTCTTTCTTTTGATTGGTTCTAATTGTTGGAggcttatttttagttttaatcgAACGAGTGAACATGGTGAGATAATATGATTCTTGTAGAGGTTTAACTGTTAAGGATGCTTGTATGTATCCTAAGTTGAGATGCTTCTGGATGTTGAATCTCACTCTATAACAATTGATGATGACTTTAGGTGTTTGACTTTGTTCGAAAATTTTAGGCTTGATTGCACTTTTGATGATATTTTTCTACAATTGGTCTTGCATTCTACAAGTTTCTTAGATACACTTCGATGTTTGGAAAGTGATAGGGATTCTACACTGTAGAAGTTCCTTAGAATTGGGGGTGGTGGATTGGGTAGGGCAAATGATGCATGACTGATAGAGCTTAGGGTAGGGGCTgagaaaagttaaaagaaaacGTAGCATTAGTTTACTCTGTTTCATGCTATACAACATTATCTTTTTTGAGGAAAGATTATAATTAAGATGAGAAGAATGATACAAGgagaagggggaaggggggaGAAATCCTTTAAACGAGTGAAAACAAacgaaagttaaaaaaataaggcTTTATCTCCCTGTATCCCATATTTATATGTGAGCACATCATTATGCTCTTCTCATAATTAAGCATATTTGTTATTCATGAATTTCCTGATACTATCTTTGGTTTTCAGGTTGCTGAGCCACAAGTTAGTAGACTATGCATGGAGGCTGAAGAGTTCATTGCTATGGGGAAGtggttggagctagcatcatTGATGATTACGTCTGCTGAGTTGATCTTCTCAAAGGTTACTGAAAAAGGTAGAGTACTCTTTTTGCTTGAAAAAGATATATACTGCTTAAAATGCTAAGACGTATCGTGATACATGCATGATGATAACATCGTGCATTGATTCTCTAATATCTCGCATCACACCCTTATGTCTTTTCTTGATAGGTTAACTATACATGGTGCGTGCACGATGAACTGTTGTCTGATTGTGTTTGTTGATGTAATATTTTTGCTGCTTTGATACTTTCTTGTATAGATTACAATTTTATGATACATAACTAATTGCTTTGGATAGGATGTGCCATGAATGCTCGGATTTTAGCTGAAATCTAATATTCTATCAGGTGATCATAATGTATAGTATTTTGAGAGGAactgttatttatttattcattctatACCAGATGTGGAGTCCATCTTCACTGTTATCTGCAATCTTGTTACGAAGACTGAGAATCCAGATGAAGTAATGGAGATCATCAAAGTTATATCAGCAAAATTAATTCAACAACCTAATGAAAAGCCTGCGGTGCGCTTGAAGATGTAATATTACAGCTACTTGATTTTGATTTAAAACTGACATTTCATGGTGCTATTACttgtgttttgtttttgttttctctctctctccctccttttcttttttaattattatatatatatatatatataatttcatatttttcttttcagttTGATCAATCTGTACAATCTTGTGGAGACTCCATACTGCCGCTTTTACATCTACATGAAAGCGTTGAATTTAGCAGCTGAAGGGAAAGTCACTGAATACATTATCCcttcattaaaaaatattgacAATTTTTTGAAAGACTGGAAAATTGGGATATCAGAACAGAGAGAACTCTTTCTTACTATCTCCaagattttgaaagaaaataaaaggtatAGTAGAAGCAATTTTTAACTATATGTAACATTTTGAAAGAAGAGATATGGTATAGCAGGTGGTGGTTTCCTGTTGATTGtgatttgttttcttttttctctgcTCTCTTGGTAGTAGGATTATATATTAAGTTTCTATCTATCACTACGACAATCTACTCTCCACTTGGCAACCCCACCTCTcctttttgactttttttttcatcagaatttatatgaaaattagtaattagtataattttttgtttCATCCCAGCATGGCTAAAGACTCTTTTAAGTTCTTGACAAATTATTTGGCAACTTTTAATGGAGAAGATGCACATGAATTGAGTGAAGCAAAGGAGGAGGCTGTGCATGCAATCATTGATTTTGTGAAATCACCTGATATATTCCAGGTACCTTGAGTGTTTATTTATGAAATTTGAATGAACGAATGTTTTTGCCATCGCGCGTAGTTCAAATATGCTTGTGTCAGTAGTACAATACTAAAATCATCCTTAAAAGAGTTTTGGAATGTCAATTTTATCCTCCAAAGATTAGCAGCATCTTAGTGGTCCTCAGGTGAATAATTGTGGCAATTGTATATTTGTATGACATCAATTCAGTTCTAGTAGGTAGTAATTTTGGACTATTTTGATGTTTAGAATTAAGAATAATCAACTGAGTGACCTAACCAACTCAAATCTTTAGAGGACCAAAATGGGtgttcacttttttttttgtactCTAGATATCCAAGTATATATTTTTGATCCTCTTTTTGCATAGACTGTTGCAAGTTCTGGAAGAGTATCATTAAAGTTGTATTTCATGTTGTAGTGTGATTTATTAGACATGCCTGCTGTTTTGCAATTGGAGAAAGATGCCAAATATGCTGTGTTATACCAGCTTCTCAAGATTTTTCTTACTCAGAGGCTGGATGCTTACTTAGAATATCATACTGCAAATTCTGCCTTGGAGAAAAACTATGGTAAAACTTTTTATTCATGGACTAATCCATTATTATTTTTTCGTTTTTGGAGTAGTATTCTATTTTGAGCGCACCTTTTTCTTTGGGTacataaaaacatttttttttgtggAATGATATTTTTAGGTCTTGTGCATGAAGAATGCGTTGCTAAAATGAGGTTGATGTCATTGGTGGATCTTAGCTCTGATGGATCTGGCCAAATTGCGTATGAACTTATAAGAGAAACACTGAAGGTAAATTTGTATTTGCATTctagttaaatttaatttatatggaTTCATGTTAGCAAAATTGAATTTCTATGAATTTTCAgatcaatgatgatgaggtagaACTCTGGGTGGTTAAGGCAATAACTGCAAAGTTGATTGACTGTAAGATGGACCAAATGAATCAAGTTGTAGTTGTTAGGTATGTTGCTGCCTCCATAGCACAGTTATTCCTGCTCCTTGCTTGATTGTTGGTTTTCATTTTTATTTGGGCACATGGAAATAGCTATTGTTAGTAGCACGATAATATATCCTAACATGATCAAGAGATTAGGTTGTTATGTTGGATTTAATTCAAATTCTCTATTGCAGTCATCACACCGATCGTATGTTTGGTCAGCACCAATGGCAAGCACTGAGAACAAAGCTAGTGACATGGAGGGTAAAGATTCTCTCTTGTAAATGTCAAAATTATCACACAAATATGTTTGATAATTGCATTCCTGAATTTAGTCCGATAGAAAATGATCTACATTGTTATTTTACAAATATGAATGTTAGCCAATAAAAGTCCCACAAGAATGTCGATAAATAACCAACTTGAAATTATGATCATAACCGTTATTTAAGAATTCAaaatcatctaaattttgattttgGATTCCCTAAATTGAGTTGTGAAGTGATAAAAGATGATCACCACGCTGAGATCAATAGCTTGAGTGAGTTTTgcccaataataaaaaagatggtTATTCAAGTAATTAAAGGTTCCATTGCAAGTGAATTTCACTTTACAATTCTGCTTattttagaggatctaaatctgTAATAATGTTTGATTATATTGCACCTGTTCAAGGTAAAAAGCATTgcattatgttttatgttttgaTATATTTTGTCTCCAATTACCAGGATAATATTTCGAATGTGATCAATACAATTCAGGCTAACAAAGTAACCGAAGATGGGTCCCAGGCAGTCCAAGGTTTGGTGGTTCGTTGAGAAGGTTTTTTTTTGGATCTTTTGTCTTATCTAGATTTAATCTAAGTTTGTCATTCTTTTTCTTAACTAGTGAGAGGAAAAGGTTGTAATTTGTTCTGTTACAAGTATACCATTTTTGTCGTAGAAGTTATTTGTTGGTTAATAGTTAATACTTTTTAACTCATCTCATATCGACTAGCCTGGCGTCTAAATTTTTCACCGATGGTTGGCCCCCGAGTTAATATTACTCGCTAAGATTCGGATTCtttgtgtattttattttaaaaaagtttgaGTTCAATTTATATGCATTTCATTGATGTTATATTAGTCTAGTGAGTGGGGAAGTTTAGCTTTGACAATGGTGAGTCATGTCCCTCCAAATTTTTTGTAGAAGCATTAGTATTACTTTGTTCAAGGAGTGAAATTGGTTAAGTTGGGCAAGTCTTGCACTAAAAACTTAGTTATCCCAGATTCAACTCTTACGTCGTCCATAATTTCTTATAGTTCAAATGTAACATATTAGAATGGGCTTTGACAAGAGTTTTTTGCCTCTCCCAAAAATTGTTTCAAGCTTCGCCACCGAGTCTATTGTTAAACCTCGTTTATTATCTTATACAGATTAATTTCATAGCATCAGTATATTGTTTGGCATTTATATAAGGTTATTTGTTCTTCCAGTGGTaatatgtaatttgttttaaaatgttatataatactctttttttgttttaaaataagtattgtttttattttttgagttcatTAAAAAGTGAATGTATCTAAACAAGAGGTTTATCTATAATATAGTTGGTTTAAAGTAATAACTATGCTAGGTAGTCAACATTAGCCAATTCTAAtgtttaggattagaatttagaattaaaagcttatgatttaggatttaaaatgtaaaataaataatttaaaaaagtttgaCTGAAAAAAGTTAATTATCTAGCActattttataaatgttttaCTCGCTCAATTATTTCAAAATGCATTCTTTAAAATGTCAGACCAAATTTCCAACAAGTTTAACTGCCAACCGCAAATTGAGCTATTTGATAAACTCGACCGGCTCTAAACTTTCTCAAAGAAATAGTGCGATTTCTTTTTTTGGATATGGACCATGGGCAGCCCTACAGAAAAGCCAATCCTAGACCCGCCCTAGCCAAATTCAACCCGTAGCAACTCCCTTTCCACAAATCCAACCGCGCTAGCAACAAGTTGCCGAATCTCTTCCAAAATTCATCTCCAACGCCAAGACCATTCCCTTTTCCTAATCGCCTGGAATTGTCTATCAAATTAGTTCGACTTCCAACCACACTGCAACGGGTAAATCATATAGGACAAGCATCTCTGAGATTGATACAACACCCAGAAAAAGAGAGGATGCTATCGCTTCTATCTTGACCGCGGCGTCCGTTTCGCCACTGCAAGAAATAGTGCGACTTAAAAACAATGTCATTCCaataaggaaattaaaaaaaaaaaccaaagtaAGAACTATGAGTCTATGATGACAAATTAAAAGTTTTTCCATGGCTGAAAAAAGACCGTCTTGGAAGCAAAATGTAATGGAATGTGCTTTTGGCCTAGATGAGAAGTCTACCTAgacaaaataaaacataaacgACAAAGTAAGGCAAGTGCACTGGAAGGGATGAATCATGATCTGGTCTCTGCAACCATGGGAGAGCTCGTGTTAGTTGCAAGGATAGGGAATCGAATGCTGGATTCAGGCGGGTTGGGTGTTTGGGTTCAGGTTGTGTTAATGGACTTAGCCCAAGACAAAATGAAAGGCTGCTTTCATATGTCCAGAAGTAGCACAACCCTAAACCCTATTTTTGGCATTGTAATTCAAGTTTTTTGGTGTGGATATTATAAATTTGAGGGTTaaatttgtgattttattttttttaaaaatataaatttaagggtcaaatttatgatttataattttttttcacaaaattaacCTACTGATTTGCTTATtcctcaaaaaaatttttcacctcACACAAATCTGAGGctcagattttttttattatcctaAATTGGACTCTAAGCGATTTAtgaattctaattaatttttttatttctatatccataaaaatatattatttttctataattgagtataacatatttaaaatttccataactaaaaaaattagcctTAACACAACCCACCCCAAGATCTTAGGATATCaaaataatattcaaaaattcatgtcactaaccaaaataatttcaaaaaatatgaacaataaataaattatcataaaattttaaaacataaaaaaataattatatattaaatatatttaaaaaaaagacttAGAGATCAGGTTTTGATATTATTCTTTACgaacattatttaaaaaaataattcttttcattcttaaatTTGATAACTTTATActaagtgattttttaaaaaagtttttatgataaatgaccaaatatttttgaaaaataaaaaaagtctaaATATCGATTTTTACTTTGATTTtcgtacatattttttaatagttattCAAATgtctttataaaaatttggattaAATACACAAttcatacaaattttttttactacctataaaaaatataatatttattcattatttttatcacgttttcaacatttaaaaatttgtttattgttaatatttttaaaaattatttttgttaacgatACGAATTTCGAATGCCATTTGATAGTTTACCCTATTATTATGTGTGTCTTTAGCTACTTCTAGGTTGTTAATGAATATCGAAGAAGCACATGGATGAAATAAACTACATTGGATTTGGTTAGTATCCAAATTTATAGGAGATATGCATGTAGTAGTACGCGTCtatcatttattaaaataaatgtattgatgtcgGTTGATTTTGTGTTTTTACAGTTTCTACTTGTTCTTTAAATTATCGACCTTATTCTTATACTGCTATCATATAAAATATTCCATTAATTATTTAAAGTTGATCACATAGTGGGACTATGTTAAAATTGAGTGAAActttttttggatttaaataaaacactttaaattttaagaaCCAAAATAGGATTATGTCCAAACGTAaatgaccaatttaatactttatctgATCTATAAAATTAAACACATGTATACTTCATTAAACGGATTAAACAAacacataataatttatttattataaaaatacaaaaaaaattatttttaattgataatttctTTGTTACACTTTAGTCTTTAAATGGAAGGAGTCTAATGAATTGACTATTTATCAGTTAaatcaatttaatatttatttttctcctttttttttctgttttttaaaGTCTTTTTCTGTTGAGCAATAATTcagattaaaaaatttaaaaattttagatatttttattacaaGTCGTTTTAGACAAAGCTTTTAATCTCTTCTCATCtaagaaaaaaatagataaaatatattcttaatatttgtgatttttttttataaatatttctaacatttaattgtatttaattttgtccctaacgtttttagcttgtattaaaattaattttggatgttAATTAATTTTGGATGTTAACTCCATCTGAAATATTGGGAACAAAATTGAAAACATTTAGAGATAATTTTCAAATAAATCgaaaatattaaagacaaaattaaaaatattagagacaaaattaaataaaattaaacattaagagtatttttgaaaaaaattataaattttttagaaacaaaaagtatattttacccaaaaaaatatttaaaacacttTGAAATTTAGACATCTTTAGTGTATATAAGtccaaattatatttttgtgaatCAAAGGTAGTTCATACACATTATATAACATTAGACATAATCTTATACCATATGTAAAAAGTTTTTAGATAAACTCTTGCTTTCGAAACTCATTGTAATTGATCCAATACTGCTTTCTAGTCCTTGAGAAGCATtagaaaaagaatataaaaattttttagttaGATTGATGTTTAATCTAATCTGAGTCACTCTTAATCCTGAAAACGCTAAAAGAAAAAAtgtctaaaatttttagattgaTATTTGATCCAATCTGAGTTACTCCTAGTTTTAAGAAGACctagtaaaaaaaatatctaaattttttaaattggtgtAATTCAATATGAACCAAGGTTTAGtgtaagaaaatttaaaaaaaaatatctatttgtGGACTCATTCAAATAGTAAAATCTCTGTATTCCTTGAGAATTGGACTTAGGCATTTCGGCAGAACCAATATGCATCTCCGTGTTGATCTTCTAAACGTAATCTCTTTATTTTCATGTATTTGTCTTGGACTTTGTTTAGAAGTTATTTCAAATGCTTTTCTAAGCCTTTTCTATACTCTAGATGTTTTTCACAACTGATATATTTAAGAACTCACAAACTATTTTACAAAAGCTAATAACTTCAGAAACAATTGTAAAAAAACTTTATAAGAAgtatttaaaaattacttaacataCTTTGCTATTCACAAATCCAAAGACTTGATATGCTTTTAAAGTGAATTTATTTCATAAAAAGAATTAAGTACTATTCAACTTCCTTTTCGTACACATTGAGCCATTTCAATTGGTATTAGAGTTGATCTTCTAAGAAGTTTCAACATATTAACAAATTGTAGAAGAAATGGTCCTTATAACAAGTTACAACGAAGGGCTCTATCTCAATCATGGTCTATATTTTAATGGAAAGAACTGCTCATATTGAAAAGACAAGATAAAACTTCTCATACAATGAAAACAATAATTTTGtgacaagtttaacaaaaaaaattttctatttaaaaaacttaaaggttttttttaatcttaattaatgattttttttgaaGTTATTTATACAAGTA harbors:
- the LOC112742919 gene encoding uncharacterized protein, producing the protein MATLVPTSEEDAALSVVRFASELAWADAGPEVAEPQVSRLCMEAEEFIAMGKWLELASLMITSAELIFSKVTEKDVESIFTVICNLVTKTENPDEVMEIIKVISAKLIQQPNEKPAVRLKILINLYNLVETPYCRFYIYMKALNLAAEGKVTEYIIPSLKNIDNFLKDWKIGISEQRELFLTISKILKENKSMAKDSFKFLTNYLATFNGEDAHELSEAKEEAVHAIIDFVKSPDIFQCDLLDMPAVLQLEKDAKYAVLYQLLKIFLTQRLDAYLEYHTANSALEKNYGLVHEECVAKMRLMSLVDLSSDGSGQIAYELIRETLKINDDEVELWVVKAITAKLIDCKMDQMNQVVVVSHHTDRMFGQHQWQALRTKLVTWRDNISNVINTIQANKVTEDGSQAVQGLVVR